AGGGGCTTAAGCGTTTACCCTGATCTCCTTAAGCAGCGACAACTCATCAAGCGCTTTCCCCGAACCGACGACAACACAGGAGAGGGGATCATCCGCAATGGTCACAGGCAGTCCCGTTTCCCTTCTTAAAAGCTCGTCAAGCCCGTTTAGAAGCGCTCCTCCCCCGGCAAGCACTATCCCCTTGTCGACGATTTCCGCTGCCAGCTCAGGGGGTGTTCTTTCAAGGGCGATCCTTACTGCCTCGACGATAGCGTTTGTAGGCTCGCTCATGGCTTCCTTGATCTCATCGGAGGTGATTTCCAGGGTCTTGGGAATTCCCGCAACGAGGTCTCTGCCCTTGATTTCCAGTATCTTCGTTTCGCTTTTTGGATGAACGGTGCCGATATTCATTTTGATTAGTTCTGCCGTCTGCTCCCCCACAAGAAGATTGTATTTTCGTTTTATATACTGGACGATAGCTTCGTCCAGCTTGTCACCGCCGACCCTTACCGACTTGCTGTAAACAATGCCGGAGAGGGATATGACGGCAACTTCCGTTGTTCCGCCCCCGATGTCTACGATCATGTTGCCCGAAGGTTCCGTAATGGGAAGGCCCGCCCCGATGGCCGCAGCCATGGGTTCTTCTATGAGATAAACTTCCCTTGCGCCTGCAAATTCGGCAGATTCCCTGACGGCCCTTTGCTCTACCTGCGTGATTCCTGAAGGCACGCATATGATGATTCTCGGCCTTACCAGGGTTTTCCTGTTGTGCACTTTCTGAATAAAGTACCTGAGCATGGCCTCCGTTATTTCAAAGTCGGCAATAACGCCGTCTTTCATGGGACGGATTGCAACGATGCTTCCCGGTGTTCTTCCGAGCATTTTTTTCGCTTCATTGCCGACGGCGAGCACTTTCTTGAATCCCTGTGTGTCTTTATGTACTGCCACCACAGAAGGCTCGCTGCTTACGATGCCCTTCCCCTTGACGTATATAAGTGTGTTTGCTGTTCCCAAATCGATGGCAAGATCCCTGGAGAACAGTCCCAGGAATTTATTAATCAACATTTCTTTCTCCTTTCAAACAGAGCGGATTTAAATCGGAAATGCTATCAGATAAAATATCCAAGATCAAGAGAAAACAGTTCCACCGTAGAAATAATACTTGTTTTTTAACCCCTCCCTGTTTTACTATGGGCGGTAATTTTTTCTGAAAAAATATAATCCCGGAAAGGGCGGTTGGATCATGGTTTCCGGCGCAATCGCTTCATTCCGGGATAATAACGATAAGTATAAAGGAGTGGTATTTCATGTTAGGTTTAATGCGCAGACATTCACGTTCAATTTTTATCAAACTAATCTATGTGGGGCTCATATTAAGCTTTGTTGTCTGGGGGATTGGTACTTACCAGAGCAGGGACAGCTTCATTGCAGCCAGGGTGGATGGTGAAGAAATCAGCATGTCGGAATACCAGCGGACCTTTGATAACATGCTCAACTCTTTAAAGGAGAATATGAAGGAAAACTTTAAGGAGGAGATGATCGAGGCCTTTAATCTCAAAAAGCAGGCAATGGACTCGCTTATTAACAACATCCTCCTCCGGAAGGAGGCAAAAAGGCTGAGCCTTCGCGCTGAGGATAACGAAATTCAGGGCAGGATAGACTCATACCCCGCTTTTCAGAAGGATGGCCGCTTTGATAAGGCAACTTACCGCCTGGTGCTCAAGAATAACCGGCTCAAACCTGCTGATTTTGAGGAAGAGCAGAGACGACTGATCCTCATGTGGAAAGCGGAAAGCGCCATAAAGAACAGCGCTGCAGTTACCGATGATGAGGTGCTAGCTTCGTTTGTGGAGCAAAAAGAGACGGTCAGCCTGGATTACATCAAGGTTTCTCCGGATAAATTCAAGGGCCGGGTTAAGCCTTCATCTGCCGAGGTGCAGGAATACTTTGCCGCCAATATGGGCGAATTTACTATCCCTGAAAGGGTAAAAATGGGCTATGCCCTTTTCAAGCCCGAAGATTTTGTCAAGAAGATCAAGCTTACTCCCGAAGAATATGAGGACTATTATAACAGCTATATCGATGATTTTACTATTCCGGGAGAAGTTCGGGCGAGCCATATTCTGCTTAAGTTCAATGACAACCGTGAAGAGGCGAAAGCGAAAGCCGGGGAGTTGCTTGAAGGGATTAAAGGCGGGGAAGATTTTGCGGCGCTGGCTGCGGAGCATTCGGAAGATCCCTTATCTGCCGGCAAAGGCGGCGATCTGGGTTTCTTTGGTCCCGGGGATATGGTTAAGGACTTTGAAGAGGCCGCTTATGCCCTGGAGAAGGGCGCTGTTAGTGAGGTTGTGGAAAGTGTCTATGGTTATCATATTATAAAGGTAACCGATATTAAGGAGGAGAAGGTTACTCCTCTTGCCGAGGTTAAGGGGAAGATCAGGAAGGTGCTTGAATCAGAAATATCGAGGGAGCTTGCCGAGAGCATGGCCGAAGATATTTATTATGAAGCCCTGAGAGGGAAAAACCTGGAAGAACTGGTCAAGGAAGAAAAGATTCCTTTCAAGACAACCGGTTTCTTTAATCTGGATAATATTCCCGCACAATTTGATCCTCTTAGAGAGGTTGTCTTGTCGGCCAATGCGGAAGCGCCGGGATGGGTGAGCAGACCCAGAGAGGCTGAGGGGAAGTTTTACATTCTTACCCTTATAAATAAAGAAGCGCCGAGAGAGCCCAGGCTCGAGGAAGTAAAAGCCGCCGTCACGGCGGCGGTAAAAGAGAAAAAGGCAAGAGAGGTGGCCGCTGCCCTGGGAGAAAAGCTCCTGGAAGGGATCAAAAAAGGGTTAGACCTTAAAAAGACCGCTTCAAATAACGGTCTGAAACTGGAATCGACAGATCATTTCAGCAGGGTAGCCCATTCCATCCCGGGAATTGGCGTGTCGCAGGAAATAGTAGTGGATGTGTTTCAGTTGAGCAGTGAAAAGTCCATTTCTGAAAAAACCTACAACGTTGGAAACAATATTTTTGTTGTGGGCCTTAAAGAGAAGAAGGATGCTGATCCCGCGGAATATGAAAAAGAGAGAGAGAGCTTTCGTTCCAGACTTCTTGAGCAGAGAAGAGACGAGGTATTCAGGCGCTGGCTCGATGAGGCGAGGAAAAATGCCGACATCATTTATAACGAAGATTTGGCAGACCTGAAAGGGTAAGGTGAATCGGGAAGCTTAATCTCTGTTAAAGAGGGATTTTAATCGGGAAAGGCCGTGAAACCGATGAATTACACTATAAATATATGCCCCCTTGCTGTTTCCGGGCTTAAAAACCTCTCTTTTTGTTTATGGCCCTGACCATGCTGTAGAGGGTGTCGTTTACCGGTGTTTCTCTTTTGAGTTCTTTTCCCCTTTTTGATACTGCGCCATTTAACGCTTCTATCTCCATTCGCCGGCCCTTTTCCATGTCCATGAGCATGGAAGTCTTTATCTCACCCTGTTTTTCCGTGTGGGCAATTGTTTTTTGGGGAAGGTCACGGGAAACGGCAATGCCGAGGCCCTGTGCCAGGTCAACAACTTCTTCCATCGCTTTTTGGACAACCTCTCTTGTCGACTTGTCTGACAGTATATTACTGACGGCGCATCCCGTCAGGGCGGTAATGGCATTAAAACCGCAGTTCCATACCATTTTCTGCCACATTACCTTTTTGATGTCCTCTGAAAGTCTTGCCTCTATGCCGCAGGACTGGAATGTCCGGCAGACCTTTTCTCCTCTTTCAGAGAGGCCGCCCTCGATTTCGCCGAAGGTTATGCTCCCGGCAGCGCTGTGAACGATGAGTCCAGGCTCTTCCATGCGGGAGCCTATGAAGGCAACGCCTGCCATCACCTTTTCCATGCCCAGAATTTGTCCCAGCTGCTCTTCATTATCTACACCGTTTTGGAGGGAAATAATTATTGTTTCAGTTCCAACCATGGGTGCAATGAACTGAGCCACCTCCTTTGTGTCGAAGGACTTGACACAGAAAAGGATAAGGTCACAAATTCCTGTTTCGGAAGGATTGTCGCCCGCCTTGACGTTAATATGAAAATCACCCTTATAGCTTTTTACCCTGAGACCCTCTGTTTTTAAAGCTTCCAGGTGTTTTCCCCTGCCGAGAAAGGTAACATCCATACCTCCACGGGCAAGCAGACCTCCATAGTAAGCGCCTACACCGCCGGGGCCTGCCACTGCAATTTTCATTGTTTGACTCCCTTCCTTATTACCCATTTTTATGGAGGGTAAATTATAACCTTGTTCTCCCTTTTGTCAATACCGTAAGAGACCGGCTTTTTTGCCTGATGCGAGGGTGTTCGGGGGCTAGAATCTTCTTGACAGTAAGGGGATTTATTACTACTATTTCGGTGGAGGTTAGTACTCCTTCAAGGTGATAAATTGGGGCTCAGAGCTTCACAAGTCAGTCAAGGCAAGGCGCGGTCCGATGAGAATGGTTTGCCCTTTTCAAGGACTGCAACGCAGCATTGGCCAACTGAACTCTAATTTATCACCTTGAATGAGTACTAGGCAAATCAAAGAGAAAACATTCTCCGATCATGTTGTTCTTTTTATTGCAACGGGAGGGTATAGCGGTTACTTTCCCTTTGCCCCCGGGACGGCAGGGACGGTTGCCGCCATTCCTGTTTACCTCCTCTTTGCCATGCCCGGTCACATCCTTTACCTGCTCCTTTTCGCAATACTTCTTCCTCTGTCATTCTGGGCCTCGGGCCGTGCCGAGAAGATTTTCGGAGCAAAAGACAGCGGCATGATCGTTATTGATGAAATTGCCGGTTATCTTGTGACCATGTTTATGGTCCCTGCGGGGTGGCAGTATGTGGTTGCCGGTTTTTTTCTTTTCCGGTTCTTTGATATCAGTAAAATTTACCCCGCCGGGTCCATGGAAAAGATCGGCGGTGGTGTGGGTGTTGTTATGGATGATATCGTTGCCGGTGTTTACGCCAACCTCTCCCTTTGGTTGCTTATCTATGTGGGTGCTCTCCCGTGGTAGACAAGCGAAAGGTGGCGCCTTCAGCTGAGGTTATCGTTGTGGGAAATAACCTTGTTTTAAACCATCTCGGTGATGCGGCCAGGAAATATGTTGCATCGGGGCTGGTCAAGGCAGGGTTCAGGGTAGAAAGGTTCTCTCTCATCGGGGATGATGAAAAGGCCCTGGAAGAATTGCTGTCAAAGGGCCTTGAAACTCCTGATGCCGATGTTCTTATTGTTGTGGGAGGTATTGGGAAGGAGTCTGGCGACATTGCCTCCAGGGCTGCCGCCAGGGTGACGGGAAGGAGGCTGGTCGTTTCCAACGATATTCTGGGGCATATGAGGTCGGCACTTGAATCAAGAGGGAGAGAGATGTCTCCTTCCGATGAAAGGCTTGCCCTTATTCCGCAAAAAGCGCAGGTACTGAAAAATCCGGTAGGCCCTGTTTGTGGATTTATGCTGAAAGAGGGCAGGAAAAAACTTTTTTTTATTCCCGGCAGGTCCGGTTATATTCAGGCTATTTCATCGGAAAGTCTCTTTCCTCTTTTAGCTGAAGAGGCTCCCGGTAAGGGGCTTGCCTTTAACCGCCTCTTTCATACTTTCGGCCTTAAAGAAGAGAGAATGAAGGCGCTCCTTGCCCAGGCAATACCGCCTGTTGAGGGTGTGGAGATCACTTATAGCCATGCTCTTGAAGAGACGGCCGTCAGCCTTTCTGCCACAGGGGCAAAGGGAGAGAAGAGGCTGGAGAAGCTGACGTCCATCGTGAGAGAATCGCTCGGTGACTGGATCTTTGCAGAAGAAGGCGGAACGATGGAAGAGACGGTGGGAAACCTGCTCAGGCTTAAAAGGGCGAGCCTCGCGACGGCAGAGTCCTGTACCGGTGGAGGAATCGGGAACCGCATTACCAACGTATCGGGCAGTTCCGACTATTTCGAGATGGGTGTTATTGCTTATTCAAATGAGGCAAAAACCAAACTTCTCGGTCTTCAGCCTTCCCTTATTGAAAAGAAGGGCGCCGTCAGTTCGGAAGTTGCCCTTCTCATGGCGCAGGGAGTGCGCCGGCTCGGCAGGGCGACCTTCGGGCTTGCCGTCACAGGTCTTGCCGGGCCACGGGGCGGAAACAGGAAAAAACCGGTAGGGACCGTTTTTATTGCTTTTGCATGGGAAGAGGGGAGTTGTTTCGAAAAGTATAATTTTGAGGGAAGCAGGGAAGAAATTAAAAAACTGACTTCCCAGGCGGCCCTCGATTTTTTGAGAAGAGAACTTGTAAAGCGATAGCAGGTCTTGCCTATGAAAAGGAAGGAAGAAGATGAGATCAGGAGTTTTATTGCCCTCGATCTTTCACCCTCGAACCTTCTGGGCATAAAAAGACTTCAGGAAGGGTTGAAGCAAAGATCAGCAGGTGTAAGATGGTTAAAGACCGAGTCTATTCATCTTACGCTCAAGTTTTTGGGGAATATAAATGAGGAAAAAGTGGAGGCCCTCTGTGCTGCGCTAGGCGCTTTACGTGAAAGCCATAGCTTTTTTCATCTTTCACCTTCCCGGGTAGGCGCATTTCCCCGGCTTGACCGACCAAGGGTAATCTGGCTCGGTGTGGAAGGGGACCTTGACGCGCTCCATAGTCTCTGGCGGGACGTGGAAGCCGGCTGTTTTATGGCCGGTTTTGAGAAAGAGAAGCGGCCCTTTTCGCCCCACCTGACGCTGGGGCGGGTGAAGGATTTTAAGAAGGCGGCGGGCCTTGACAAGGCTTTGGAAGGAATGGGCTCCTTTGCTTTTGAACCTTTCAGAATTGATGCAGTTCATCTTTACAGGAGTGAATTAAGGCCTGAGGGCGCTCACTATACAAAAATAAAATCTTTTCCCCTCAAGGGGGGAGAGTAAGAGGAGGATAAAAATGTGTGCTGATGCAAACAGGGAAAAAGCGATAGAACTGGCCCTCGGTCAGATAGAGAGACAGTTTGGTAAAGGTTCCATTATGAGAATGGGTGGGGAATCTTTATATAACGATATCCAGACCATTTCTACGGGTTCCATCGGGCTTGACGTAGCCCTTGGCGTGGGCGGGGTGCCGACAGGAAGGGTCATAGAAATTTACGGACCTGAATCTTCAGGGAAAACGACACTGGCCCTGCATATTGCGGCAGAGGCCCAGAAAAAAGGTGGCATTGTGGCCTTTGTCGATGCCGAACATGCTCTCGATATTTCTTATGCAAAAAGGCTTGGTGTTAAGGCGGAAGACCTGCTCATTTCCCAGCCTGATACGGGGGAGCAGGCCCTTGAAATCGCTGAAATGCTCGTACGGAGCGGCGCTGTCGATGTGCTCGTTGTCGATTCGGTGGCGGCCCTTGTGCCACGGGCGGAGATTGAGGGTGAAATGGGAGATTCACACATGGGACTTCAGGCCAGGCTCATGTCGCAGGCGCTCAGAAAACTGACGGCCACCATCAGCAAGTCAGGAACGGTCCTTATCTTTATTAACCAGATCAGGATGAAGATCGGCGTTATGTTCGGCAATCCCGAAACGACGACAGGCGGTAATGCCCTCAAATTCTATTCCTCCATCAGGCTTGATATCAGGAAGGCGGGCGCCATCAAGCAGGGGCAGGATAATATCGGCAGCCAGACCAAGGTGAAGGTTGTCAAAAACAAGGTAGCTCCTCCCTTTAAGGAAGTTATCTTTGATATAATGTATGGTGAAGGCATATCGAAAGAGGGTGAACTTGTCGATATCGGCGCTGAAATCGGGGCTGTTGAAAAGAGCGGTGCCTGGTACTCTTTCGGCAGTGAACGTATTGGACAGGGGAGAGAAAATGCCAAGTCCTACTTCAGAGACAATCCTGAGGCGGCATTGAAGCTGGAAGAGCAGATTCTCAATCATTATGGCCTGAGCAGGGAAGAGACGGCAGAGGCATAGCCTCATTGTTTATTGACGCATAGCCTGGTTGCCTGTTAACTGACGAGGTGAAACAATGGAACTTGATGAAATATTAAAAGTGGGCGCCCAAAAAGGGGCTTCCGATGTTCATCTGAAAGTGGGACTTCCTCCTATCTTCAGGATTGATTCCGTCCTTTATCCTGTTAAAAACCTTCCCCGTTTCACAGCTGAATCACTTTCAGACATGATCTTTTCCATTATGACGGAATCCCAGAAGAAGAACTTCAGGAATGCCCATGAAATAGACCTCTCCTATGGTGTTAAGGGGCTGGGCAGATTCAGGGTTAATGTGTTCCAGCAACGAGGCACCCTTGGCGCTGTTTTGAGAATCATTCCCATGAATGTTAAATCCCCTGAAGAGCTTCATCTTCCCAAGGTTATTGAAAGGTTGGCTGAACAGCGGCGAGGCCTGATCCTTGTTACAGGGACGACGGGGAGTGGAAAATCGACGACCCTTGCATCCATGATCGATTACATCAATTCATCCCGTACGGCCCATATCATTACCATAGAGGACCCTGTCGAATTCCTTCACCGCGATAAGAAGAGCGTTATTACCCAGCGTGAAGTCGGTTTTGATACGCTCGATTTTTCAGGGGCCCTGAGAAGTTCACTGAGGCAGGACCCCGATGTCATCCTTGTGGGAGAGATGCGTGACGTGGAGACCATAGAGATAGCCATTACGGCAGCCGAGACGGGTCATCTTGTTCTCTCAACCCTTCATACCCTTGATGCCAAGGAGACCATTAACAGGATTGTTTCCGTATTTCCACCCCATACCCAGCACCAGGTAAGGCTCGCCCTGTCAGGGGTGCTCAAGGGGGTTATTTCCCAGCGTCTCGTCGTCAGAGCCGACGGCAAAGGACGTGTGCCTGCCGTGGAGGTGCTGGTAAGCACATCGAGAATCAGGGAGTGCATTGCCGAAGAAGAAAAACTCAAGGAGATTCCCGATGCTATTGCGGCAGGGCATACCATGTATGGAATGCAGACTTTTGACCAGTCGCTTATGGGACTTCTAAAAAAGAATTTCATTACCTATGATGATGCCATGAAAAATGCCACTAACCCTGATGACTTTGCCCTCAAAATGCAGGGTGTCTCTTCTTCGAGCGACAGCCAGTGGAGTGATTTTGAGAAAGAAAAGGAAAAAAAACCGGAAAAGGGAGATGACATCGATATCGAACGCTTCTGAGGGTGAAAGGGCAAGGAATACTGCCTGCAGATTTCTTTCCTATTGTGCAAGAAGTACCTTTCAAGTAGAAAAAAAGCTGAAAGAGAGAGGTTTTGCTGAAGAGGTTGTCAGTGAAACCATTGACAGGTTAAAGGAACTCGGCTTTCTTGATGATGCCTCCTTTGCAGAGAGCTTTGCCAGGGATCTGGCCCTGGTTAAGGGTTTTGGACGGTTCCAGATAGAGAAAAGGCTTAAAGATAAAGGTATTGAAGGGGAAGCGCTGACCCGGGCCATTGAGAGGGTTTTTTCTGAAATAGATGAATTTGAAGCTGCCCGAAGGCTTGCTTTGAAAAAAACAAAAGGACACTTAAATTCTGTCCGGGATAAGGCGAAAATAGGAAGGTACCTTTATGGCAGGGGCTATTCGTGGGATATTATAACTGAAATATTGAAGGGATTAGATGACCGGAAAAGAGATCAGGAATAGTTTTTTAAGTTTTTTTGAAAAAAAGGGCCACAAGGCGCTGGAGAGTTCTCCCCTTGTACCCCACGGCGACCCTACGCTTCTTTTTACAAATGCGGGAATGGTGCAGTTTAAGGGCGTTTTTCTCGGTGATGAAGAGAGGCCTTGCGGCAGAGCAGTAACCGTCCAGAAGTGTCTCCGTGCCGGTGGAAAGCATAATGACCTGGAAAATGTAGGGAAAACAGCCAGACATCATACTTTTTTTGAAATGCTGGGCAATTTTTCCTTTGGCGATTATTTCAAGGAAGAAGCTATCGAGCTGGCATGGGAGTATCTGACGGGGGTGCTTGGGCTTCCCGGGGAGAGGCTTATCATTACCATTTTCAATGATGACGATGAAGCGGGCAAAATCTGGGAAGAAAAGGCAGGCCTTTCGCCGGAGAAGATCGTCAGGTGCGGCGAAAAGGATAACTTCTGGTCCATGGGTGATACGGGGCCCTGCGGACCCTGTTCGGAGATCCATTACGACCAGGGAGAAGCTGTGGGTTGCGGCAGGCCCGAATGTAATGTTGAATGTGATTGTGACAGGTACCTGGAAGTATGGAACCTTGTTTTTATGCAGTATAACAGGGATGAAAAAGGGCAGCTGACACCTCTGCCTCATCCAAGCATCGATACGGGCATGGGCCTTGAGCGCCTCGCCGCCGTTGTGCAGGGCAAAAGCAGTAATTTTGATTCCGACCTCTTTGCCGGTATATTCAGGCACATTGAAGAACTGTCTGAAAGAAAGTACGGTGATAATGAAAAAGATGATATCTCCATGCGGGTTATTGCCGACCATATGAGGGCCATTACCTTTCTCATAACGGACGGCGTGCTTCCTTCCAATGAAGGGAGAGGTTATGTTTTAAGAAGGATTATGAGGAGAGCTGCCCGTCATGGAAGAAAGCTGGGTCTTAAGGAACCCTTCCTCCATCTGACGGCAGGCGCTGTTGCCGATGAAATGGGAGAGACTTATCCTGCCCTCAAAGAGACGCGGGATTATTGCGCCAGGGTCATTGTTCATGAGGAAGAGCGGTTCTTGAATACTCTCGATCACGGGATGCGCCTTCTTGAAGAAGAGGTTGAAAAACTGAAAGATGAGGGCGCTCACATGCTTAATGGTGAGGTCGCTTTCAAGCTTTACGATACTTATGGTTTTCCTCTCGATCTTACGGAAGACGTGCTGAAAGAATCAGAAATGACTGTTGACAGGGACGGTTTTGAACGTTCCATGGATAAACAGAAGGATGCTGCCAGGCAGGCATGGGCCGGTTCCGGCGAGGATAAGGTATCGGCTGTTTATGCAGAGCTTGTAAAAAAAGGGATTAATGAGACGGACTTTGCCGGTTATGATGCGGCTGAATGCGAGGGCAAGGTCCTTGCCATTATAAAAGAGGGCAAAATTGCTGATTCGGCCGGTGAAGGGGATTCCCTTGAAATCGTTACGGACAGGACCGTTTTTTATGGTGAATCGGGTGGTCAGAAGGGGGATGCAGGGGAAGTCTTCACTTCATCAGGCTCGGTCATGACCGTCAGTGATACCTGGAAGCCCCTTGCTTCACTTGTTGTTCATAAGGGGACGGTAAAAAGGGGACGCTTCCATAAAGAGGACAGGGTTCAGTTGAAGATTGACGCCGAAAAAAGAAGCGCCACAGAAAAGAACCACAGCGCTACTCACCTCCTCCATTCAGCCCTTAAAGAAGTGCTTGGCGACCATGTCAACCAGGCAGGTTCACTTGTTGCCGGCGACAGGCTCCGCTTTGATTTCAGTCACTTTACATCGCTTAGCCGGAGAGAGTTGGCAAAGATAGAAGAGATTGTCAATGAGCAGATCTGGTTCAATTCTCCTCTTTCCACTGAACTTCTCTCCATTGCTGAGGCCAAAGCGAAGGGAGCAACGGCGCTCTTTGGTGAAAAGTACGGTGATACGGTACGTGTCGTTACTGTACCGGGATTCTCCATGGAGCTTTGCGGCGGCACCCATGTTAATATGTCGGGGGAGATCGGCCCCTTCAGGATTATTTCTGAAGGGGGAATTGCTGCCGGTGTCAGGCGGATTGAGGCGGCAACAGGACAAAGAGCCTATGAAATTTCCCTCAGGGAAAGGGAGGAGCTTGATCATGTGGGAGCGCTTGTCCGGGGTAAGGGGGGAGAGATTGGTAAAAAAGTAGAAGCCCTCATTGCAAAGCAGAAGGGGC
Above is a genomic segment from Deltaproteobacteria bacterium containing:
- a CDS encoding rod shape-determining protein, with amino-acid sequence MINKFLGLFSRDLAIDLGTANTLIYVKGKGIVSSEPSVVAVHKDTQGFKKVLAVGNEAKKMLGRTPGSIVAIRPMKDGVIADFEITEAMLRYFIQKVHNRKTLVRPRIIICVPSGITQVEQRAVRESAEFAGAREVYLIEEPMAAAIGAGLPITEPSGNMIVDIGGGTTEVAVISLSGIVYSKSVRVGGDKLDEAIVQYIKRKYNLLVGEQTAELIKMNIGTVHPKSETKILEIKGRDLVAGIPKTLEITSDEIKEAMSEPTNAIVEAVRIALERTPPELAAEIVDKGIVLAGGGALLNGLDELLRRETGLPVTIADDPLSCVVVGSGKALDELSLLKEIRVNA
- a CDS encoding SurA N-terminal domain-containing protein, with translation MLGLMRRHSRSIFIKLIYVGLILSFVVWGIGTYQSRDSFIAARVDGEEISMSEYQRTFDNMLNSLKENMKENFKEEMIEAFNLKKQAMDSLINNILLRKEAKRLSLRAEDNEIQGRIDSYPAFQKDGRFDKATYRLVLKNNRLKPADFEEEQRRLILMWKAESAIKNSAAVTDDEVLASFVEQKETVSLDYIKVSPDKFKGRVKPSSAEVQEYFAANMGEFTIPERVKMGYALFKPEDFVKKIKLTPEEYEDYYNSYIDDFTIPGEVRASHILLKFNDNREEAKAKAGELLEGIKGGEDFAALAAEHSEDPLSAGKGGDLGFFGPGDMVKDFEEAAYALEKGAVSEVVESVYGYHIIKVTDIKEEKVTPLAEVKGKIRKVLESEISRELAESMAEDIYYEALRGKNLEELVKEEKIPFKTTGFFNLDNIPAQFDPLREVVLSANAEAPGWVSRPREAEGKFYILTLINKEAPREPRLEEVKAAVTAAVKEKKAREVAAALGEKLLEGIKKGLDLKKTASNNGLKLESTDHFSRVAHSIPGIGVSQEIVVDVFQLSSEKSISEKTYNVGNNIFVVGLKEKKDADPAEYEKERESFRSRLLEQRRDEVFRRWLDEARKNADIIYNEDLADLKG
- a CDS encoding ketopantoate reductase family protein; this translates as MKIAVAGPGGVGAYYGGLLARGGMDVTFLGRGKHLEALKTEGLRVKSYKGDFHINVKAGDNPSETGICDLILFCVKSFDTKEVAQFIAPMVGTETIIISLQNGVDNEEQLGQILGMEKVMAGVAFIGSRMEEPGLIVHSAAGSITFGEIEGGLSERGEKVCRTFQSCGIEARLSEDIKKVMWQKMVWNCGFNAITALTGCAVSNILSDKSTREVVQKAMEEVVDLAQGLGIAVSRDLPQKTIAHTEKQGEIKTSMLMDMEKGRRMEIEALNGAVSKRGKELKRETPVNDTLYSMVRAINKKRGF
- a CDS encoding phosphatidylglycerophosphatase A, translating into MSTRQIKEKTFSDHVVLFIATGGYSGYFPFAPGTAGTVAAIPVYLLFAMPGHILYLLLFAILLPLSFWASGRAEKIFGAKDSGMIVIDEIAGYLVTMFMVPAGWQYVVAGFFLFRFFDISKIYPAGSMEKIGGGVGVVMDDIVAGVYANLSLWLLIYVGALPW
- a CDS encoding nicotinamide-nucleotide amidohydrolase family protein, whose protein sequence is MVDKRKVAPSAEVIVVGNNLVLNHLGDAARKYVASGLVKAGFRVERFSLIGDDEKALEELLSKGLETPDADVLIVVGGIGKESGDIASRAAARVTGRRLVVSNDILGHMRSALESRGREMSPSDERLALIPQKAQVLKNPVGPVCGFMLKEGRKKLFFIPGRSGYIQAISSESLFPLLAEEAPGKGLAFNRLFHTFGLKEERMKALLAQAIPPVEGVEITYSHALEETAVSLSATGAKGEKRLEKLTSIVRESLGDWIFAEEGGTMEETVGNLLRLKRASLATAESCTGGGIGNRITNVSGSSDYFEMGVIAYSNEAKTKLLGLQPSLIEKKGAVSSEVALLMAQGVRRLGRATFGLAVTGLAGPRGGNRKKPVGTVFIAFAWEEGSCFEKYNFEGSREEIKKLTSQAALDFLRRELVKR
- the thpR gene encoding RNA 2',3'-cyclic phosphodiesterase, encoding MKRKEEDEIRSFIALDLSPSNLLGIKRLQEGLKQRSAGVRWLKTESIHLTLKFLGNINEEKVEALCAALGALRESHSFFHLSPSRVGAFPRLDRPRVIWLGVEGDLDALHSLWRDVEAGCFMAGFEKEKRPFSPHLTLGRVKDFKKAAGLDKALEGMGSFAFEPFRIDAVHLYRSELRPEGAHYTKIKSFPLKGGE
- the recA gene encoding recombinase RecA; amino-acid sequence: MCADANREKAIELALGQIERQFGKGSIMRMGGESLYNDIQTISTGSIGLDVALGVGGVPTGRVIEIYGPESSGKTTLALHIAAEAQKKGGIVAFVDAEHALDISYAKRLGVKAEDLLISQPDTGEQALEIAEMLVRSGAVDVLVVDSVAALVPRAEIEGEMGDSHMGLQARLMSQALRKLTATISKSGTVLIFINQIRMKIGVMFGNPETTTGGNALKFYSSIRLDIRKAGAIKQGQDNIGSQTKVKVVKNKVAPPFKEVIFDIMYGEGISKEGELVDIGAEIGAVEKSGAWYSFGSERIGQGRENAKSYFRDNPEAALKLEEQILNHYGLSREETAEA
- a CDS encoding type IV pilus twitching motility protein PilT — protein: MELDEILKVGAQKGASDVHLKVGLPPIFRIDSVLYPVKNLPRFTAESLSDMIFSIMTESQKKNFRNAHEIDLSYGVKGLGRFRVNVFQQRGTLGAVLRIIPMNVKSPEELHLPKVIERLAEQRRGLILVTGTTGSGKSTTLASMIDYINSSRTAHIITIEDPVEFLHRDKKSVITQREVGFDTLDFSGALRSSLRQDPDVILVGEMRDVETIEIAITAAETGHLVLSTLHTLDAKETINRIVSVFPPHTQHQVRLALSGVLKGVISQRLVVRADGKGRVPAVEVLVSTSRIRECIAEEEKLKEIPDAIAAGHTMYGMQTFDQSLMGLLKKNFITYDDAMKNATNPDDFALKMQGVSSSSDSQWSDFEKEKEKKPEKGDDIDIERF
- a CDS encoding regulatory protein RecX — its product is MTSISNASEGERARNTACRFLSYCARSTFQVEKKLKERGFAEEVVSETIDRLKELGFLDDASFAESFARDLALVKGFGRFQIEKRLKDKGIEGEALTRAIERVFSEIDEFEAARRLALKKTKGHLNSVRDKAKIGRYLYGRGYSWDIITEILKGLDDRKRDQE